The region CGGGGTTGAGTTCAGACTGAGTGACAAAACTTTATTgcctgtgtttatatatatatatatatatatatatatatcatgcatTTTTGGTAAAATATCATTCTGagcaaagaaacaaataaatgtttacattaacaACAAAAATTATTGACTGTGCACATTTTATATTTCATGTGCCTCAGGGACATGAAAAAATGCTTGGTATAAGATAGAAAGAAGACATTCTTTTAAAAAGattgttttaataattattttgattcattataaTAGACGTCATCATTTGTAAAAAGCTTTTACCATTTCATTTTAGTGAACCACAACTTTAAAAAGTATGGGGGACTGAAATAATACAGAATCCCGAGGATGACCCTTACACTTGTTAACACATAACAAATAGGAAATTGCACTACACAGTGTGAGAAACATTTTcatattaaagtaatagttcacccaaaaataaaatttctctcatcatttactcacccacatgccattccaaatgtgtatgactttccttcttctgcagaacacaaaatatttttagaagaatatcacagctctgttggtccatacaatacaagtgaatggtggacagaactttgaagctcaaaaagcacataaaggcagcataaaagtaatccattcgactcagtggttaaattcatgtcttcagaagcaatatgatagctgtggttgagaaacagaaatatatttatatctttttttttttttttttaccaaaaatctcCACATTTTAACAGCCCTGAtcagtaagtggcgatatgcacaaagaatgcaaaaaataaaaataaaataaataaataaatgtgaaagtggatatttagtacaaaatgacttaaaaaatgtatctgttatcacccacaccaatcaaatcacttctgatgacatggatttaacctctagccttatggattacttttatgctgcatttaagtgctttttggagcttcagtgttttggttaccattcacttgcattgtatgggccgaaatattctataaaaattctttgtgttctgcagatgaaagaaagtcatacacatctggaatcgcatgagggtgagaaaaacaTGAGAGAGTTTTCGTTTTTGGGTGTACTTTCCCTATAATGGCAATAACAACTTCCATAGTACAATACacatattactgtaatacaattattaaaatattaaaatatgtatttatactgAAATAAAGACAAGTCAAAACAAAATACCCAGGGAGAAACAGGGTTACATAAGGTTGTACATTTATCATATTTACATTTTAGGGATTTTTGTGACAAACAGCATATTAATCATAAAATTAATCATTcaaaagaaatgtgaaaaattagTTTTACATAAAATgctacatttataaataataaaaaaaattgacaatttGAAAACTATCTTGGATGTTTTGTGAGGATTGTGACGCGCATGCGCAGTGTCAGTCTCGTGCATTGTGGGAGCGTAGTGTCAAACATGGCGGCGCGCATCATTGCCCGGTATGTCCCATCACTGAACCAAGTATTTATTAACCGTGTCAATAATGCTGCGATATTAACAGCAGCTCCACTCACTCACGGCCGAACATTCTCACACCTGACTAATGGACACAAGTCTTCGCTAGCGCAGGTATGTATGTGTGAATGAATGATGACGTCAAATGACCTACCAGTGTCTTTAGTAACACTGACTTACATGATAGAATAACAACTATATTTAACATATTTCAGTTGCTTCATAGTGTATAGCTCCAAAGTTTGAACCAAACGAGTTGCATATACAATCAGTAATTATTCTATTTCACATATTTAACTTTTATTGTGTCAAATTATTTGATGTGTCTCTTATTTAATTctatacatgttttatttttattatatgtaaGCCTATATATTGCAAGATTACATTTAGCTATACaattatgattatatatatatatatatatatatatacacacacacacacacacacacacacacacacacacacacacacacacactggtggccaaatgtgtggaataatgtacagattttgctgttttggaaggaaattggtactttaattcaccaaagtggcattcaactgatcacaaagtatatatatattattattttatttttttcatttccagcagccatcactctaacaccgtatccttgagtaatcatgctaaattgctaatttggtactagaaaatcacttaccattatatcaaacacagttgaaacctatttggtttgttaaattaagcttaacattatctttgtgtttgtttttgagttgccacagtatgcaatagactggcatgtcttaaggtcaatattaggtcaaaaatggcaaaaaagaaacagctttctctagaaactcatcagtcaatcgttgttttaaggaatgaaggctatacaatgtttgaaattgccaaaaaactgaagatttcatacaaaggtgtacactacagtcttcaatgacaaaggacaactggctctaacaaggacagaaagagatgtggaaggccagatgtacaactaaacaagaggataagtacatcagagtctctggtttgagaaacagatgcctcacatgtcctcagctgacagcttcattgaattctacccgctcaacaccagtttcatgtacaacagtaaagagaagactccgtggtgcaggccttatgggaagaattgcaaagaaaaagccacttttggtacagaaaacaaaaagaaaaggttagagtgggcaaagaaacacagacattacacccttttccaattatctgttgtccaatggatcttaaccctattgagcttttgtgggatcagctagactgtaaggtgcgtgagaagtgcccgacaagacagccacatctatggcaagtgctacaggaagggtggggtgaaatgtcacctgagtgtctggacaaactgacagctagaatgccaaggatctgcaaaactgtcattgctgcacatggaggaagttaagaatttttttttttttttaaattgtaatagtaatttttcatgttattaatgtcctgattatacattgtgatcagttgaattccactttggtgaataaaagtaccaatttctttccataagagcaaaatctgtacattattccaaacttttggccaccagtgtgtgtgtgtgtgtgtgtgtgtgtgtgtgtgtgtgtgtgtgtgtgtgtgtgtgtgtgtatatatatatatatatatatatatatatatatatatatatatatatatatatacatacatactgttgtgctcaaaagtttgcacacccttggagaattggtaatatatgtgccattttttaagaaaacatgagtgagcaggcaaaacacatttcttttatttcttatgggattcatattcaactgtaggttataacagaatggcacaatcataaaacaaaacatggcaacaaagaaaaaaatgaaatgacccctgttcaaaagtctgcatacccttagttcttaatactgtgtattgccccctttatcatcaatgacagcgtgcagtcttttgtaatagttgtctatgaggccccaaattcttgcaggtgatatagctgcccattcgtcttggcaaatgcctccaggtcatgcaaagtctttggtcgtcttgcatgaaccgcacgtttgagatctccccagtgtggctcgatgatattaaggtcaggagactgtgatggccattccagaaccttcacctttttctgctgtaaccactggagggtcaacttggccttgtgcttagggtcattgtcgtgctgcaAAGTCCAAgaacatcccatgcgcagctttcgtgcagaagaatgcaaattgtctgccagtattttctgataacatgctgcattcatcttgccatacaattttcacaagattccccgtgcctttagagctcacacacccccaaaacatcagtgagccaccaccctgcttcacagtgaggatggtattcttttcactataggccttgttgacccctctccaaacatagcgcttatgtttgtgaccataaagctctattttggtctcgtcactccaaattacagtgtgccagaagctgtgaggcatgtcaaggtgttgtcgggcatattgtaaccgggcttttttgtggcattggcacagtaaaggcatcattctggcaactcgaccatgcagctcatatttgttcaagtatcgtcatattgtgctccttgaaacatcacaccatctttttccagagtagcctgtatttctcctgatgttacctgtgggtttttctttgtatcccgaacgattcttctggcagttgtggctgaaatctttcatggtctgcctgatcttggcttggtatcaagagatccccgaattttccactttttaataagtgattgaacagtactgactggcattttcaaggctttggatatctttttacatccttttccatctttataaagttccattaccttgttacacaggtcttttgacagttcttttctgctccctatggctcagtatctagccttctcagtgcatccacgtgagagctaacaaactcattgactatttatacacagacactaattgcaatttaaaaagccacaggtgtgggaaattaaactttaattgccatttaaacctgtgtgtgtcatcctgtgtgtgtctgtaacaaggccaaacattcaagggtatgtaaacttttgatcagggacatttgggtgatttctgttatcattatgatttaaaaaggagccaaacaactaagtgataataaatggcttcatatgatcactatccttaaataaaagacagtttttttgcatgatcagtcatattttcaaaatcaatgccaaaatttcacaatttatgccagggtatgcaaacttttgagcacaactgtgtatgtgtgtgtgtgtgtgtatatataaatcataattgtataGCTAAATGTAATCTTGCTATATATAGGCCTACCTATAATAAATCGTAATTGaatacagcaaaaaacaaaacaaaaaaaaaaacatatggaaTTCAATAAGAGACAAATCAAATGATTTGACACAATAAAAcagttaaataagttaaatagAATAATTACTGATTGTATATGCAACTCGTTTGGTTCAAACTTTGGAGCTATACACTATGAAGCAACCAAAATATGTTAAATATAGTTGTTATTCTGTCATGTAAGTCAGTGTTACTAATGACACTGGTAGGTCATTGGACGTCATCATCATAATATATTTAATCTATGTGATTGCTTGCCCTTCATAAGACTTGAGCATCATCAGTCATTGGTTGTACTTCATTGTATTTTTACCCTGGTTGTCTCTTGTGGCAGATGCTAAATGTTGTATTTAAAACGTGCTTTTCATTACTGTCTTTCTTTTAAAGATCTCTGCCAATACGCTTCACATCTCTCAGTGGAGGCAGTACAGTGATTTGCCCCCATTAACACTACAGACTGTCCGTGACCGTGTGCTCTATGTGCTGAAGCTGTATGACAAGATCAACCCCGAGAAGGTAGATACTCTAACAGCTGGTCGGATGGATAACATGTATTTTGAATTTGACTTAAACATAATCCACTCTCTAGAGTCACAGTTTTGACAGTGACATTCATTTAATTGTTCATTCTGTATAGCTCCAGGCTACGTCTCACTTCATGAAGGACTTGGGATTGGACAGTTTAGATCAGGTGGAGATCATCATGGCCATGGAAGATGAATTTGGTTTGTAcctcttttacagttttttgttCAAAATCTAGCAAATGGAGAACTGAAGATCACCTAAATTATTTTGGGATGAGTAGAAAAATGAGCTCTAGTTTTGTGAGAAAAACACCTTATACCTCTAATTCACATCTTTCATACATAAATAACGCAATCTCTTTAGAGGCAAATGAGGGATCTGGTGTAGATTTGTTGAGTGGCGTCTTATAACAAAGTCTTTAGTGTGGACTTCAACACTCAAAAactatgccattttgaaaatgtaaacgatttattgcgaaacggcacgctattaaacacaatgaccattgACGTGGATTATAGGGTTATTTTTCCATtacaaatcctatatttactgtgcattatcacattgagaatcaatgggttcatccaaaagctgaaaaatgttgctttcaaaggctttatgtggagttatgatgaaaataaggtgtatttcAAACAGTTCTGAAACCAGTGTGGAAAGACAGCACACTTGAGGTTAAGTCgatcactaaatagggagcaagggagcatcctatagctttccaatGCAGctcagtgcattcactcctaacatccaacCAAAACTTCAGTTTCATTCTGCAGGTGATGTATGGACCACTCAGCATCATTTATGcacatttctgattggtaaaatgcttcactTGTTtcacagtgcaaagagagaacattgagattttgttgctaaAGTagcaaaaaacattgtaacataaatgtcaaatcatgtcaaatcatttttatttgtataggttTTTATTTGTGCtcttcccaatacacattgttccaaagcagctttacaaaacatcagctgtaatgtctcaaaaacatgaataaccaacactcctggaaacataatctgataaaaaaaataaaaaaaaatctgacccTCTATAGCTTGGAATTATtacaaaatgtcacaacttagtaccgctgtccccatatgaggacatacatttttaggaaaactatttgctttaaaaaaaaatctattttttcatgtttattaggggcAACTATTTACAAATCAAACAACTCAGGAGGATAATGTGTGAGAAAAAAATTGTAAGCGTGATTTGTACATAATTAcgaaatttataataatttattaaatatataactaaatttaatataaaatccAATTAAATAATTTGATTTTATACTGGTATTGTATaacgataaataaataaaacatctgaaATAAAGAAATATCTGGAAAATTTTTACTCTGTATTAAGTTAACCACGTATCTTTTTTTCTACGCACTTTTAGAGTACCGGTAATGTTACATGTAAAAACttgaagaaaaacattttcaattcaaatcTATTTGTAGTCCTTAGAAAACAGTATGAAACCGTAATAATGTTCAgtttggtaaatgtttactttttttattcattcattagtttttttctctctaaaatgTTCTGCGGACCCCCTAGCACACCCTTGCaaaccccagtttgaaaaccccagcactcaaaaaaaaaaaaaaaaaaaatatatatatatatatatatatatatatatatatatatatatattctctttgAAATAAAGGTTTCCTTGTAAAAGTCCATTTAAATCTGTTTTAGCAGTAGCACAACCTGCTGACAATCAGCACCATGAATATACCCCTTGATATGAACAAGTATCGGCGGTAATATACCAAAATCGTagtctttttttaatgtatttacctAACCGTGTTTGCTCTCGTGTGCAGGTTTTGAGATCCCTGATGCTGAAGCAGAGAAGTTGATGACACCACAAGAGATCGTTCAGTACATTGCAGACAAGAAGGATGTCTATGAATGAGAATGAAAATTATTGTGAGTTCAAGTACTATTCAATTATTAAAGACAAATGTCAACAGAAAATTCAGTAATTCTGTTCCTGATAGGGTCACTTcaagtttgtttgtgttttctttttcatcCAGGCAAAGAGAATCCTGTCGCATGTAAAACACCATGGAGGTTTTGTcacaaactgctctttttttctgtttttctttttgtatttagataaatctttaaatctgtgttcataattttgtttttggttgcTTGTGATGTTCAGGTCGGCATCATTTTCTGCTAGATGCATGCACAAGCTACAATACAATTCATACAATAAGAGTGtgaatttaatgtgaataattcATATGAATACTACAGTAATAAAGAGATCAAATCGCTTTTAAAGGACCTCATGTATGTCTGCCTTCAGATGTATGAAGACCATTTGACATATACCATCTTTGTCAGTGGGACTGGCCCCATCATTAAAAGAATATTGTGTGATAAAAACAAATTAAGCTGTATTGACAGCATCAGTGGCACGCTGTCTATTTCCACAGAAGATATTTTCAATGTACCTCAGtttgtggaaaaataaataatgtgtaaGGAAAGACACTTACAATACAAGTCTATGGGGCAACCGCTTGCCCCAAAGGCTTCTGTTGTAAGAGAATAACTCTTAATGCATATATACATGTGCAAAATTCTTTGCTTTTTGACATATAAAGCGTTTGCAaaccggcaaaaaaaaaaagaccaaactTGAAAGTGTCAATAAGAATGCAACAGCAATAAGAATGTGGTAGAGTACCAGAAGTTGCCAGAGTTTACATTGAATGTAGGAGTGGCATTAGCTATGATCAGCAGGTAATGATAAAACACATAGACACTTGCAAATCCCTGGGATCTGTTAAAATAAGTGAATGCTGAAACAATAGTATAATTTGGGTTTAAAGTATGAGTCACACGACTACTATGTAAAATACTATTTGGTAtgttatagcaccacctactGAAAATGTTTGCCAAGTCCAGTGTTTTAGTTTAGAATTTTCCAGAGTTTGAGCCAAGAGAGTGCTACACATGTTATTTGAAAGAATGGAATGAATGGAAGAATTTTACTAATTTTATTAGTGTTTACTAAAGTGCtggaaaataaaaatgtcctaAATAACTTTAGGACATATTTCTTTTCTAGCACTTTAGGGAACACTAATAAAATTAGTAAAATTCTTCCACTGCAACCATTAACACCCCATATATAATTTTAACAACTGTTAACAATTATTATAACATGGCTGGAGATGATACGTTCACATTCTTGTCTAATGAATTTAAAAAATCCACATATGTAAATAGATTCTTGTAGTGACAGTTCAGAAGATTCATGCATAATCTCAACCTTAGCATTTCCTTTAGAACTGTTATTTTTGATGATAGAATAAAGAGGAAGATAAGCCAGAATATTTATATAAAACctatcacacctatcatattgcttcttaagacatggatttaacctctagagacatattgattacttttaggatgcatttatgtgctttttggagtttcaaagttctggccacaattcacttgcattgaatggaccaacagagctgaaatattgttctaaaatctttgtgttcacaagaagaaagcaagtcatccacatctgggatgaaataagggtgagtaaatgatgagagaattttcatttttcggtgaactatccctttaacatacagTAAGAGATGTCCTGCATACTGTTATATACCATCTCAGGGTTGATGGATAAAGCAGGACAGtttcataaatacacaacaaagctgTCATTATGtgataatttatctttaatctagaTTTTTTAATTAAGTGATGTAGCACTGCAATAAAATCAGACAGGGTTTAAGAACTGTGGTTGATGTTGAGTACATCAGAGATTAGATTTAACAGAACCTTTTAGCTTGCTCTTAGGCATGTGTTTCCTTTTCAGGTGTAATAAATCCTTCTCCCTCCCTCTGTTAATGTGTGTGTCACTGGATGTCTGTGAAAATAGCTCTCACTGTGATGATGTGATGATGAGAGGTGAGGGAGGGACACTCCAGGCTTTTcctcttctgtgtgtgtgtgagtgtcaagACATTTTTGTGCATGTAGGAAAATGTAAATACTCTTAATACATTTATCTCAGATTCAGACACACAGTTTCGGCCTTGGACTGAAAGGAATTTGTGTTGGCTGACAGTaactgtgtctcaaaacctagtgagctgcctatacTTACAAAAAAGTATTGTGGTGGTGGTACAATGATATCATCAGATTGTTATACAAATGGAAGGTAGGACCATATTCAAAAAGTGAAAACATGGTACTCTTGGgtgcctttttgtgtgtgtgtagacagCGGTTTTGGGCATCACAGGCTTGTTCAATCTCCCAAAACTGTTTTTATAGGCGGCTCATTAGGTTTTAAGACACAGAGAGTTGATATTGACAAAGATCACTATAGTGACCATCTATATTGATCTAATTTATAGTTTAAATTGATACCACACACATACATTACTTAACTATCTTATAAGGACATACCACAGAGTTCTGTGgttatataaagctaattgtaATTAGGCCTACTAACTTTGTAACTTTGGTACAAACCCAAAAAACAAAGCatttttaatgataataataattgggcctattataaaacattattttataaaacatttttctaaatgaGGACATCCACAAATATCTCCCAAATCTGTTCGTTGTATTTAGCTAAATCAAATATACagttttttctctccccttttctccccaatttggaatgcccagttcccaaaaTGTACAGCTTTTAaattatacactcaaaaaaatatcttagcctatttttaagatttacacatttcaattttgtaACAAACTTCCATCAAACCGAACTGTGAAATGTTTAACGAAATTAAATTactacaactttttattttgattttatttaatcaaagattactcaattcgattttatgtaatttttaattaaactgaaatgcgtaaatcttataattatttttttgagtgtatgctacgtgcgcgcgcgcgcacacaaaaccatgttggtgcagctatccttatgaggactcttcacagacataataatttttatactctacgaactatagattctatcccctaaccctacccctaaacctaaccctcacaaaaaactttctgcatttttacattgtcaaaaaaacatcgtttagcatgttttttaagcgatttgaattattgggacactagaaatgtcctcataaacacatttatagcataatacccttgtaattaccggtttgtaacctaaaaaaatttcctcgtaaaccaaaCCGTTTCCGTCCCATTTTTCTCTTTGAAAAGATGCCTAATCGCAATCATATGTTTGCCCTGTTTTCTACACCCCGCAGGCGCGCGCGCACACGCACGTGAGTTTTATTTAACCGAGCTGTTGTCTGCTCGTCCACAAGGTCTCTGCGCGCGGACTGAGGGATGAACCCAGCTTCTATAAAagagatttttattttcatttttttacccTCACAAGTCTAAAGGTCAATATACACCATATTTTAGGAGTGTTAGACGTTATTTATGGAATCAACAGTGAGGACGGATTCCTGCTTGGAATGTTTCGGTTCACAAAATGCGTCGTTTTGTGTATCTTTTACTGTTTATTTTCGCTCCAGgtaagattataattttatttacacgTGAGGACATGAGGCATTTAAGTGCTAGACATATTATAGAGTTGAAAACTGAAAATAACGTCATATTTTTTCAggctatattatttataataaacaatATTGTTATAGTAGGCTACGTAATGCACAGTGGTGGATCTATAACAcgcccttacaaaaatttaccatggagATTCAGTCAAGATACCATAGTTACAACAGTATTGTTACTactgtaatattataataaagtaaATGGGGTCTCCCTCTTACAAAAAGTTgtgttaccatggtacagtgatggaatcagatggtaataccagtATTTGCACGGTTAGGTACTACAAAGAATACCACATACTACTAAGCTACCATCATTTTTAATGATAGCGGTGACTAATTCAAAGTTACCATTGATTTATTGTAGTAATAATGATGTTTCGGCATAACCTATAGGATACTACATTTTTGTATGGGACTTATGAAATAGGATTAacttcaataaaaaaacattttatgtacCTAAACTACTGTAGTACCAACTTTCTGGTGGCTAATACCAAATTAccattgttttactgtaataacTATGGTGTTTTGGCAAAAATATGGTATAAGTAAAATTTTTGTATGGGATATAGGATCCTTAAATAGCATTAACTTGCATAAAAAAAGAATAGTTGTATAAAATAAACGAGTGCTTCTTAATTTAGTGATGATTGAGGATAATGATGATGTTTCTTTTCATAGGTAATGTGTTGTTGATCTTGAGTTCAGAGAGTGGAGGTAAAATTAACATTCTTCAAAAGAGGAGCGGCTCTATCCGGTACTCTTTACCCAGTGTATTACACCCCACCAGCCCAACATTAAACAATATTACCCAAAAGTGCATGAATAAACTACTGGATGTTACTTCCACTTGGATTATTGATGCGCATGAAAATCAGACAGTGTGGATAGATGTAATTTCTGTTGGTTATGGCGCCTGTCTTGGGATTACATTTGGGAATGAGGATAAACTGACCTATGAAAAAGAGGAGCGTGTGCTGTTCTCTGGAACAGGGAGAACCATCATTGAATGGTACTTGAGAAGGACTATGAAAACTTCAGGTGCATTACATCTGAGTAAGTTTAATGActg is a window of Myxocyprinus asiaticus isolate MX2 ecotype Aquarium Trade chromosome 8, UBuf_Myxa_2, whole genome shotgun sequence DNA encoding:
- the LOC127445078 gene encoding acyl carrier protein, mitochondrial-like encodes the protein MAARIIARYVPSLNQVFINRVNNAAILTAAPLTHGRTFSHLTNGHKSSLAQISANTLHISQWRQYSDLPPLTLQTVRDRVLYVLKLYDKINPEKLQATSHFMKDLGLDSLDQVEIIMAMEDEFGFEIPDAEAEKLMTPQEIVQYIADKKDVYE